A single region of the Lates calcarifer isolate ASB-BC8 linkage group LG16_LG22, TLL_Latcal_v3, whole genome shotgun sequence genome encodes:
- the LOC108873842 gene encoding NACHT, LRR and PYD domains-containing protein 12 isoform X18, producing the protein MMWTEEDRAESPVSSCLSMKSDWSKDFNPPDLSNGPGPWSHWRQFEPQRAESPVSSCLSMKSDWSKDRPPDLSNGPGPWSHWRQFPQQRAEHPVSSCLSMKSDWSKDLNPPDLSNGPGPWSHWRQFEPQRAEHPVSSCLSMKSDWSKDLNPPDLSNGPGPWSHWRQFEPHRAESPVSSCLSMKSDWSKHFNPPLFSNGPGPWSHWRQFPQHRAESPVSSCLSMKSDWSKDLNPPVFSNGPGPWSHWRQFPQHRAESPVSSCLSMKSDWSKDRPPDLSNGPGPWSHWRQFPQERKRSHVPVEEQLSCCDLCQDVLKDPVSTSCGHWFCRQCITSYWDQSGPSGDSSCPQCGKRPRPGPGLQTADSGLQEVLDEHKISLRRRCERVTEGTDGTGSRTLLNRIYTELYITEGQSEEVNTQHEVMQLEIKMETLHDTPIRCQDVFKALPYQQRHIRVVLTNGVAGVGKTFSVQKFTLDWAEGLENQDVSLLVLLSFRELNLIRDEQYSLLTLLHVFHPTLQKVTAEKLAVCKVLFIFDGLDESRLSLDFNNRKVVSDVTQKSSVNELLTNLIQGNLLPSALVWITSRPAAANQIPPSCVDRVTEVRGFTDPQKEEYFRRRSSDEELSNRTISHIKTSRSLHIMCQIPVFCWIAATVLEHMLTTEQRGELPKTMTDLYSHFLLVQTKRKKNKYHEGHETSPQELTEADREVLLKLGRLAFEQLEKGNIMFYQEDLEQCGLDVTEALVYSGVCTEIFKRESVIFQKTVYCFVHLSVQEFLAAVYMFHCFTNRKTKVLKKFLGNKYVDSTLNDFLNEAVKKSLRSKNGHLDLFVRFLHGLSLESNQRVLGGLLGQTENSPEIIQRAINNLKKMRTNASPDRSINIFHCLMEMNDHSVHQEIQEFLKSENRSKKRLSMIQCSALAYMLQMSEEVLDEFDPKKYNTSEEGRRRLIPAVRNCRKAQLGGCGLSETDCEVVASALKSNPSHLRELDLSDNKDLKDSGVKLVSAGLESPNCRLETLRLKSCSLSEISCSSLVSALKSNPSHLRDLDLSNNWELQDSGVKDLCGFLQSPDCRLETLRLESCSLSEISCSSLVSALKSNPSHLRDLDLSNNDLQDSGVKDLCGLLRSPDCRLETLRLESCRLSEISCSSLVSALKSNPSHLRELDLTLNNLQDSDVKDLTDLVKSPDCGLETLRLESCSLSEISCSSLVSALKSNPSHLRDLNLSNNNLQDSGVKELCGLLRSPHCRLETLRLEYCCLSEISCSSLVSALKSNPSHLRELDLSYNYLQDSGVKELCGFLQSPHCRLETLRLKSCSLSEISCSSLVSALKSNPSHLRELDLSWNNDLQDSAVKKLCGFLQSPDCRLETLRLKSCRLSEISCSSLVSALKSNPSHLRELDLSNNINLQDSAVEELCGFLQSPHCRLETLRLESCGLSEISCSSLVSALKSNPSHLRDLDLSNYSLYDSGVKDLCGFLQSPDCRLETLRLRNCSLSEISCSSLASALKSNPSHLRELDLSWNNLNDSAVKPLHDLVKDPDYRLETVRWRW; encoded by the exons acagagagcagagcatccagtatccagctgtctgtctatgaagagtgactggtccaaagaTTTAAATCCTCCAGACCTCAGTAATGGACCTGGACCCTGGAGTCACTGGAGACAGTTTGAACC acacagagcagagtctccagtatccagctgtctgtctatgaagagtgactggtccaaacATTTTAATCCTCCACTCTTCAGTAATGGACCTGGACCCTGGAGTCATTGGAGACAGTTTCCACA acacagagcagagtctccagtatccagctgtctgtctatgaagagtgactggtccaaagaTTTAAATCCTCCAGTCTTCAGTAATGGACCTGGACCCTGGAGTCATTGGAGACAGTTTCCACA acacagagcagagtctccagtatccagctgtctgtctatgaagagtgactggtccaaagaCAGACCTCCAGACCTCAGTAATGGACCTGGACCCTGGAGTCATTGGAGACAGTTTCCACA agagaggaagaggagtcatgttcctgtggaggagcagctgtcctGCTGTGATCTGTGTCAGGACGTCCTGAAGGATCCAGTCTCTACCAGCTGTGGACACTGGTTCTGCAGACAGTGCATCACCTCATACTGGGACCAGTCTGGTCCATCAGGAGACTCCTCCTGTCCCCAGTGTGGAAAAAGACccagaccaggacctggactgcagacagcagatagtggtctgcaggaggttttagatgaacataagatcagtctgaggaggagatgtgaacgtgtgactgaaggaactgatggaacaggaagtagaaccctcctcaacaggatctacactgagctctacatcacagagggacagagtgaagaggttaatacccaacatgaggtgaTGCAGCTGGAGATCAAGATGGAGACCCTCCATGACACTCCAATCAGGTGCCAGGACGTCTTTAAAGCCTTACCttaccaacagagacacatcagagtggttctgaccaacggcgtcgctggtgttggaaaaaccttctcagtgcagaagttcactctggactgggcagagggcttggaaaaccaagatgtcagtctgctggttctgctttcgttcagggagctgaacctgatcagagatgagcagtacagtcttctcacgctgctccatgttttccatccaacattacagaaggtcacagcagagaagctggctgtctgtaaagttctgttcatctttgacggcctggatgaaagcagactttcactggatttcaacaacaggaaggttgtgtctgacgtcacacagaagtcatcagtcaacgagctgctgacaaacctcatccaggggaatctgcttccctcggctctggtctggataacttccagacctgcagcggccaatcagatccctccttcatgtgttgacagggtaacagaagtacgaggcttcactgacccacagaaggaggagtacttcaggaggagatccagtgatgaagagctgtccaacagaaccatctcacacatcaagacctccaggagcctccacatcatgtgtcaaatcccagtcttctgctggatcgctgctacagttctggagcacatgttgactacagagcagagaggagagctgcccaagaccatgactgacctgtactcacacttcctgctggttcagacaaagaggaagaagaacaagtaccatgagggacatgagacgagtccacaggagctgacggaggctgacagggaagttcttctgaagctggggaggctggcgtttgaacAACTtgagaaaggaaacatcatgttctaccaagaagacctggagcagtgtggtcttgatgtgacagaggccttggtgtactcaggagtttgtacagagatcttcaaaagagagagtgtgatcttccagaaaacagtctactgctttgttcatctgagcgttcaggagtttctggctgcagtctacatgttccactgtttcaccaacaggaagaCAAAGGTACTGAAGAAGTTCCTGGGAAATAAATATGTTGATTCAACCCTGAATGACTTCCTGAATGAAGCAGTCAAAAAATCTCTGAGAAGTAAAAAtggccacctggacctgtttgttcgcttccttcatggcctctctctggagtccaaccagagaGTCTTAGGAGgtctgctgggtcagacagagaacagtccagaaatcatccagagagccatcaacaacctgaagaaGATGAGGACAAATGCGtctcctgacagaagcatcaacatcttccactgtctgatggagatgaacgaccactcagttcatcaggagatccaagagttcctgaagtcagagaacagatcaaAGAAGAGACTCTCTATgatccagtgctcagctctggcctacatgctgcagatgtcagaggaggttctggatgagttTGACCCAAAGAAGTACAACACATCAGAGGAGGGACGACGgagactgatcccagctgtgaggaactgcaggaaGGCTCA ACTTGGTGGTTGTGGACTCTCAGAGACTGACTGTGAAGtcgtggcctcagctctgaagtccaacccctcccatctgagagaactggacctgagtgacaaCAAAGACttgaaggattcaggagtgaagctggtttctgctggactggagagtccaaactgcagactggagactctgag gttgaagtcctgcagtttgtcagagatcagctgttcttctctggtctcagctctgaagtccaacccctcccatctgagagacctggacctgagtaacaactgggagctgcaggattcaggagtgaaggatctgtgtggttttctgcagagtccagactgtagactggagactctgag gttggagtcctgcagtttgtcagagatcagctgttcttctctggtctcagctctgaagtccaacccctcccatctgagagacctggacctgagtaacaatgacctgcaggattcaggagtgaaggatctgtgtggtttactgaggagtccagactgtagactggagactctgag gttggagtcctgcaggttgtcagagatcagctgttcttctctggtctcagctctgaagtccaacccctcccatctgagagaactggacctgactctcaacaacctgcaggattcagatGTGAAGGATCTGACTGATCTTGTGAAGAGTCCAGACTGtggactggagactctgag gttggagtcctgcagtttgtcagagatcagctgttcttctctggtctcagctctgaagtccaacccctcccatctgagagacctgaacctgagtaacaacaacctgcaggattcaggagtgaaggagctgtgtggtttacTGAGGAGTCCacactgtagactggagactctgag gttggagtactgctgtttgtcagagatcagctgttcttctctggtctcagctctgaagtccaacccctcccatctgagagaactggacctgagctacaactacctgcaggattcaggagtgaaggagctgtgtggttttctgcagagtccacactgtagactggagactctgag gttgaagtcctgcagtttgtcagagatcagctgttcttctctggtctcagctctgaagtccaacccctcccatctgagagaactggacctgagctgGAACAACGACCTGCAGGATTCAGCAGTGAAgaagctgtgtggttttctgcagagtccagactgtagactggagactctgag gttgaagtcctgcaggttgtcagagatcagctgttcttctctggtctcagctctgaagtccaacccctcccatctgagagaactggacctgagtaacaacattaacctgcaggattcagcagtggaggagctgtgtggttttctgcagagtccacactgtagactggagactctgag gttggagtCCTGtggtttgtcagagatcagctgttcttctctggtctcagctctgaagtccaacccctcccatctgagagacctggacctgagtaacTACAGCCTGTatgattcaggagtgaaggatctgtgtggttttctgcagagtccagactgtagactggagactctgag gttgaggaactgcagtttgtcagagatcagctgttcttctctggcctcagctctgaagtccaacccctcccatctgagagaactggacctgagctgGAACAACCTGAATGATTCAGCAGTGAAGCCTCTCCATGATCTTGTGAAGGACCCAGACTACAGACTGGAGACTGTGAG gtggaggtggtga
- the LOC108873842 gene encoding NACHT, LRR and PYD domains-containing protein 12 isoform X31, translated as MMWTEEDRAESPVSSCLSMKSDWSKDFNPPDLSNGPGPWSHWRQFEPHRAESPVSSCLSMKSDWSKHFNPPLFSNGPGPWSHWRQFPQHRAESPVSSCLSMKSDWSKHFNPPLFSNGPGPWSHWRQFPQHRAESPVSSCLSMKSDWSKDLNPPVFSNGPGPWSHWRQFPQHRAESPVSSCLSMKSDWSKDRPPDLSNGPGPWSHWRQFPQERKRSHVPVEEQLSCCDLCQDVLKDPVSTSCGHWFCRQCITSYWDQSGPSGDSSCPQCGKRPRPGPGLQTADSGLQEVLDEHKISLRRRCERVTEGTDGTGSRTLLNRIYTELYITEGQSEEVNTQHEVMQLEIKMETLHDTPIRCQDVFKALPYQQRHIRVVLTNGVAGVGKTFSVQKFTLDWAEGLENQDVSLLVLLSFRELNLIRDEQYSLLTLLHVFHPTLQKVTAEKLAVCKVLFIFDGLDESRLSLDFNNRKVVSDVTQKSSVNELLTNLIQGNLLPSALVWITSRPAAANQIPPSCVDRVTEVRGFTDPQKEEYFRRRSSDEELSNRTISHIKTSRSLHIMCQIPVFCWIAATVLEHMLTTEQRGELPKTMTDLYSHFLLVQTKRKKNKYHEGHETSPQELTEADREVLLKLGRLAFEQLEKGNIMFYQEDLEQCGLDVTEALVYSGVCTEIFKRESVIFQKTVYCFVHLSVQEFLAAVYMFHCFTNRKTKVLKKFLGNKYVDSTLNDFLNEAVKKSLRSKNGHLDLFVRFLHGLSLESNQRVLGGLLGQTENSPEIIQRAINNLKKMRTNASPDRSINIFHCLMEMNDHSVHQEIQEFLKSENRSKKRLSMIQCSALAYMLQMSEEVLDEFDPKKYNTSEEGRRRLIPAVRNCRKAQLGGCGLSETDCEVVASALKSNPSHLRELDLSDNKDLKDSGVKLVSAGLESPNCRLETLRLKSCSLSEISCSSLVSALKSNPSHLRDLDLSNNWELQDSGVKDLCGFLQSPDCRLETLRLESCSLSEISCSSLVSALKSNPSHLRDLDLSNNDLQDSGVKDLCGLLRSPDCRLETLRLESCRLSEISCSSLVSALKSNPSHLRELDLTLNNLQDSDVKDLTDLVKSPDCGLETLRLESCSLSEISCSSLVSALKSNPSHLRDLNLSNNNLQDSGVKELCGLLRSPHCRLETLRLEYCCLSEISCSSLVSALKSNPSHLRELDLSYNYLQDSGVKELCGFLQSPHCRLETLRLKSCSLSEISCSSLVSALKSNPSHLRELDLSWNNDLQDSAVKKLCGFLQSPDCRLETLRLKSCRLSEISCSSLVSALKSNPSHLRELDLSNNINLQDSAVEELCGFLQSPHCRLETLRLESCGLSEISCSSLVSALKSNPSHLRDLDLSNYSLYDSGVKDLCGFLQSPDCRLETLRLRNCSLSEISCSSLASALKSNPSHLRELDLSWNNLNDSAVKPLHDLVKDPDYRLETVRWRW; from the exons acacagagcagagtctccagtatccagctgtctgtctatgaagagtgactggtccaaacATTTTAATCCTCCACTCTTCAGTAATGGACCTGGACCCTGGAGTCATTGGAGACAGTTTCCACA acacagagcagagtctccagtatccagctgtctgtctatgaagagtgactggtccaaagaTTTAAATCCTCCAGTCTTCAGTAATGGACCTGGACCCTGGAGTCATTGGAGACAGTTTCCACA acacagagcagagtctccagtatccagctgtctgtctatgaagagtgactggtccaaagaCAGACCTCCAGACCTCAGTAATGGACCTGGACCCTGGAGTCATTGGAGACAGTTTCCACA agagaggaagaggagtcatgttcctgtggaggagcagctgtcctGCTGTGATCTGTGTCAGGACGTCCTGAAGGATCCAGTCTCTACCAGCTGTGGACACTGGTTCTGCAGACAGTGCATCACCTCATACTGGGACCAGTCTGGTCCATCAGGAGACTCCTCCTGTCCCCAGTGTGGAAAAAGACccagaccaggacctggactgcagacagcagatagtggtctgcaggaggttttagatgaacataagatcagtctgaggaggagatgtgaacgtgtgactgaaggaactgatggaacaggaagtagaaccctcctcaacaggatctacactgagctctacatcacagagggacagagtgaagaggttaatacccaacatgaggtgaTGCAGCTGGAGATCAAGATGGAGACCCTCCATGACACTCCAATCAGGTGCCAGGACGTCTTTAAAGCCTTACCttaccaacagagacacatcagagtggttctgaccaacggcgtcgctggtgttggaaaaaccttctcagtgcagaagttcactctggactgggcagagggcttggaaaaccaagatgtcagtctgctggttctgctttcgttcagggagctgaacctgatcagagatgagcagtacagtcttctcacgctgctccatgttttccatccaacattacagaaggtcacagcagagaagctggctgtctgtaaagttctgttcatctttgacggcctggatgaaagcagactttcactggatttcaacaacaggaaggttgtgtctgacgtcacacagaagtcatcagtcaacgagctgctgacaaacctcatccaggggaatctgcttccctcggctctggtctggataacttccagacctgcagcggccaatcagatccctccttcatgtgttgacagggtaacagaagtacgaggcttcactgacccacagaaggaggagtacttcaggaggagatccagtgatgaagagctgtccaacagaaccatctcacacatcaagacctccaggagcctccacatcatgtgtcaaatcccagtcttctgctggatcgctgctacagttctggagcacatgttgactacagagcagagaggagagctgcccaagaccatgactgacctgtactcacacttcctgctggttcagacaaagaggaagaagaacaagtaccatgagggacatgagacgagtccacaggagctgacggaggctgacagggaagttcttctgaagctggggaggctggcgtttgaacAACTtgagaaaggaaacatcatgttctaccaagaagacctggagcagtgtggtcttgatgtgacagaggccttggtgtactcaggagtttgtacagagatcttcaaaagagagagtgtgatcttccagaaaacagtctactgctttgttcatctgagcgttcaggagtttctggctgcagtctacatgttccactgtttcaccaacaggaagaCAAAGGTACTGAAGAAGTTCCTGGGAAATAAATATGTTGATTCAACCCTGAATGACTTCCTGAATGAAGCAGTCAAAAAATCTCTGAGAAGTAAAAAtggccacctggacctgtttgttcgcttccttcatggcctctctctggagtccaaccagagaGTCTTAGGAGgtctgctgggtcagacagagaacagtccagaaatcatccagagagccatcaacaacctgaagaaGATGAGGACAAATGCGtctcctgacagaagcatcaacatcttccactgtctgatggagatgaacgaccactcagttcatcaggagatccaagagttcctgaagtcagagaacagatcaaAGAAGAGACTCTCTATgatccagtgctcagctctggcctacatgctgcagatgtcagaggaggttctggatgagttTGACCCAAAGAAGTACAACACATCAGAGGAGGGACGACGgagactgatcccagctgtgaggaactgcaggaaGGCTCA ACTTGGTGGTTGTGGACTCTCAGAGACTGACTGTGAAGtcgtggcctcagctctgaagtccaacccctcccatctgagagaactggacctgagtgacaaCAAAGACttgaaggattcaggagtgaagctggtttctgctggactggagagtccaaactgcagactggagactctgag gttgaagtcctgcagtttgtcagagatcagctgttcttctctggtctcagctctgaagtccaacccctcccatctgagagacctggacctgagtaacaactgggagctgcaggattcaggagtgaaggatctgtgtggttttctgcagagtccagactgtagactggagactctgag gttggagtcctgcagtttgtcagagatcagctgttcttctctggtctcagctctgaagtccaacccctcccatctgagagacctggacctgagtaacaatgacctgcaggattcaggagtgaaggatctgtgtggtttactgaggagtccagactgtagactggagactctgag gttggagtcctgcaggttgtcagagatcagctgttcttctctggtctcagctctgaagtccaacccctcccatctgagagaactggacctgactctcaacaacctgcaggattcagatGTGAAGGATCTGACTGATCTTGTGAAGAGTCCAGACTGtggactggagactctgag gttggagtcctgcagtttgtcagagatcagctgttcttctctggtctcagctctgaagtccaacccctcccatctgagagacctgaacctgagtaacaacaacctgcaggattcaggagtgaaggagctgtgtggtttacTGAGGAGTCCacactgtagactggagactctgag gttggagtactgctgtttgtcagagatcagctgttcttctctggtctcagctctgaagtccaacccctcccatctgagagaactggacctgagctacaactacctgcaggattcaggagtgaaggagctgtgtggttttctgcagagtccacactgtagactggagactctgag gttgaagtcctgcagtttgtcagagatcagctgttcttctctggtctcagctctgaagtccaacccctcccatctgagagaactggacctgagctgGAACAACGACCTGCAGGATTCAGCAGTGAAgaagctgtgtggttttctgcagagtccagactgtagactggagactctgag gttgaagtcctgcaggttgtcagagatcagctgttcttctctggtctcagctctgaagtccaacccctcccatctgagagaactggacctgagtaacaacattaacctgcaggattcagcagtggaggagctgtgtggttttctgcagagtccacactgtagactggagactctgag gttggagtCCTGtggtttgtcagagatcagctgttcttctctggtctcagctctgaagtccaacccctcccatctgagagacctggacctgagtaacTACAGCCTGTatgattcaggagtgaaggatctgtgtggttttctgcagagtccagactgtagactggagactctgag gttgaggaactgcagtttgtcagagatcagctgttcttctctggcctcagctctgaagtccaacccctcccatctgagagaactggacctgagctgGAACAACCTGAATGATTCAGCAGTGAAGCCTCTCCATGATCTTGTGAAGGACCCAGACTACAGACTGGAGACTGTGAG gtggaggtggtga